The DNA sequence AATCATCATGTACTACTCGATTGACCAATTTCTGATTGTACAGGTCTTGGCGACTACTGCTTAGAGTTTCATGTGAGAGTTCATCCTCTGACGAATCATCATCAGGAGTGACATGTGTGACTGGGGTTTTAGTGCTTTGTTCCTTATTTAGCTTAGTGCTCCCTTTCCGGCTATATGGCTCTTCAATAGACGTATGAGAAACATCGGAAGTCCTGACTGTTGGAGTATCTTGAGTAATTTGTTTGCCCAAAAAAGCATTGCCTGATGGATTCCGATTATATGGTGGATGCCTATAACCCTTGTTCCGAAGGCCACCTTTCAAGACCCCAAAGGCCAACAACTCATTGTCAGTATCACTTACACAACTACATTCCTCACTGTCTTTCTCTGTTTGAGATAAATCATCCTTGGCACTTGTATCTAATCCAGATTTTTTCAGCCTCGGAGATGGTTCACTGCCGGGcaattcatcatcatcaaaccTTTTATCTGAGAAAACACTATATTCAATTCCCGGGGTTCTCTCAGGATGTACCTCATCAGAGGATGAAGATGCTAATGACCTGTGGCTTGCACTCTGGCTCTTTCCCGAATTTATGGATTGAACAGTCTTCTCATGAGAAAATTTAGAATCTTTGCTCAGGACAAGCATAGACGTGTCCAACTCCTCCTCACTGTCTGAACTTGGGCCATCTGAAGCATCAAAAGTAACAGGCACGAAGTCATTTGGTTCCGAAGGGACTGTAGAACCTGTCAAACCTTCAGAAAAGATGGGGAGGGAGTGCTGCACTGATGAAGAACGTAATGGTGAAACGGACTTGAATGGTACCTCATCTCTCTTTTGCTCAAAACTCCAAGGATCTAAACTAGCTGAAGGAAATGAATTTCTagcaggagaagaaaaaaaacaaacttgaTTCTTGCCCCTTGTAATTAAAATTCAGAAACTTGAGCAATCGGAGGTTGAACTAAATtaatgtaaaaataaaaaacgtaTGGCTCACCAATTAAATAAAAGGGAGCAATGAATGAAATATTAACTCCAAAACTTTAATTAAATGGAAAACAACGAAAAACACTAGAAATTTGAAAAATACATCCAAGACAAAATTAATGAATATTTGGTGATCATAGACTCTTTATTGGCGGTCAACATGCAAAATTATTAATTTGTCTCAATTCGGAGCTTGGAGGGTATGTCGTCTACCCGTGCAGCCCGGCTGCAACCTTTGATCGTTAGATCTTTTGAACCCCAAATTGAGGTCTTCGGTTCGTTTCTTCTAGGGGTTTTGATTTGGGGTGGCGACTCCAACTTAAAAGGTCGTGAAGGTGGTTCCTTCTATGGAAAATTGAGAAATTTAGCATTTAACAGAAACAGAGGAATGAAAAGCAAACAAGCATaggaaattcaaaaaaaaattatgggctGAAAACATtttattcattgattttcaTTATAAAGGCATAGGAAAGAAACAAATCAAAAGAATGTACCACAAACACAGCAAATTATAAAAGATACTTGCACTTCTACCTCAGAAATAGATTGTACAGATTCTTGTCAAAAGAAATGTCCCAAGTTCCCTTATATTCTTCCGACAAAAGTCGAGCAAGAGGACAGAGCTCAAAAGCAGCCAGTGGTgttaaacaacacaaaaacagaAGCTCTTAAAGCACTCTCCATCCACAATGCCTAGAAAGTAGGAACAAGCtcattatggtcaaaagctaAACTGAAGGGGAAatcagaaacaaagctaaaCATTCTTGTCCCTTGTAGTACCAGAATCATCAAAAACCAGAGGAGCATTTCCCCCAGAATTCATTCCAATTGTACTTGATGGATGTTAACATCACTAACAAAAGAATCCCAACCAGAAACACTTCAGAAATTTTTGTGACGATCGCTACCAAAGCTTGAATTAGATGGGGAGGAAGTCCTGCTAGATTTCTTTTCAGATCTTATATCTCGAAATTAATGAATTTTCTCAGTTTGATGCCTGCTCGTTCTGCTCATTCAGCAGCTGCCTGTGCTGCAGAGGCAGTACCCTTAAATTGCATATTCCAGTTCTGCCTGCCCGAAGAATTATCATCCCCATGCATTTCCATTCGATCACTTCCTGTATGAAAAGTTGAAAAAGACCAATTAAGTATCAATATAAGAGATTCAAAATACAACCCTAAAACAATTGAATTCAGTAACTACAATCTTTATGTGACAATTTATATACCTGAGGATATCGTTTCTGGATGAAATGTGGTAGATGTGGTTGCTTTGTTGGCAGAAACATTTGTAGAAGCAGAATCCTCCAAGCGAGGTGATGATCTTGCAATCTGCTCATTAGAGTTCACGGGTCCATCCTGAAACTCATAATTTCTGCGTGGAACTTCAGCATTAGGAGGCTTATCAGGTGGAAGCGGACCAGGGGAGCTTCCACATGAGCTTTATTGGCCATGCTACTATTAGGAGGAACTTGGACATTAGTAGGTCCCCTCGCAAAAATTACACTTGATACTGCTTCCTCCAGATCAATTAGGCAGTTcctgtaaagaaaataaaacaaaccaacACGAATCAAGCTCTTTTAAAGATATAACAGAGCAATGAAATGTCAAAAGTAATAAAACAATAACTTATCCCTCTAAGAAATAAACATAGACAAGATTAGGCTCCAAACTCCACACAATAAGTAACAGATAATAAGTCATACTGGTAACTTTATGACCAAGTTATGAATATATTGGAGAATTTCATGCTAAAGTAAGTACTCCTACAATGTGCCCTTAAGACTTGAATAGAAAAATATGAAGCTACATAACACTTGTGTCATTGATCTGACTGCAAAGCCCACTAGACCAGTTCCATCTTCCTGTATCGGTTCTCCATCTTGGTACAGTAACCAAGCTATTCAATGCGATGAAGCCAATTCAAATCTAAAAGTATGCACATGACATCAAAATGCAAAGTAAAATTCAGGACTGAAGGGATTAACATACTTCTGCGACTCAAACATTGGCAATCGTGCTGCAATAAGTTCGCAATATATCTCGATAAGCTCATATGCTTCCCTCAACTTCTCTTCCCTTACGACATGTTCAACCTGAGATACAAGTAAAACTCATCAAAAAATTGTATTTCATTACAATGAAAATTTCAACAATCAACTGCTACTAAATCAGAAATGTGGAAAGATCTAAAAAAGGATGAGAGAACAAAGCAGATAAAATTCTAACAACCCATAGCACCTCTTCTAGGTATGATGCCTAAGGCTTCTAGGAATGAGTACTAGAACCATACTGAGTGTAATGCTACTGTAACCGAGAGAACTTTCTTCATGAGATAAGAAGAGACACTCCATGACATTGATACAAGTGTCATACTTATTATCCAACAAGCCTACTTAAAGAATGCACACACTTCATAACAAGAAAAATATCAGCACAGAATATCCTCAAATTCAGCAGCCAGGATAAAAGCGTACCTCTTCAACCCTTTGTTCAGCAGAATCTGGAATAACGTTGAATGCACCACCATTTTGGAATCTTCCAACAGCCACGACCTGCAAGATATACTTTCAAGTTACTGGATGGACAGAGAGTAAATTGGATTCTGAACAATGCAACATAAATTTTTGATGCATGAGCAAAAACAACCAAAGGATGTATATacaaaaagtgaaaaacaataaaaccaaCTTGGCTATTCACCTCGTTATGGTCATGGAGCAGAAAATGAGTGTTGGCCATAGGAGAGAATCCAATTGCTGGCAAGCCTTGTAGCTGGAAATAGTGAGCATCTGTTGAAGCAGGACAAATCTCAGGCTTACCAAGTGTTCCGTAAGCTTTACTGACCACTTCTTCTAGCAGGGCGCACCAGGGGTTTGAACTGTCAGTTGATGCAAGGACTGGCTTCCCAGAGTTATCAAGCATAGAAACCTTCTGCTTGAACTGCGCAAGCTATGAAGATAATTAATGAAACTGGGCATTAGATTATACAGTTCAAAATACAGAAAATATTAGGTAAGTAACAAGAACACACTTGTACGGTTGTATGACATATGAGCTTAAGGAGGAAAGCTTTATCCAtatattttatgatttttatcAGTAACAATGTGATGTTGCATATAATATCCTGCTAATCACAGCTATCTTCAGCAGGCTCTAGAATTTAGTGCACTGTAACCACTGCATATACCACACCATATTGAATTTCTCAGTCAAtactttatattttatattgaaTAGCAATTGTACGTATTAATTTGATGCATTCTTCATCCTGGTGTACACATACTATACCGTCTATTGGTAAGTATCCACTAATTTCTACTTAAAAGGAGCAAAGAACTAATTACCATATATGTCATGTTCCGTGAAGAAGGCATCCATTCTTCAGCAATACGTTTCTCCAAAGACTCCTGATGCCCGGCTTCGGCTTCAGATGGCTGCAAATTCATGACAAAGGAGCATACTATAACAAAAATTCCTAAGTGATTTGatccaaaataataataataaccgGAAATTGACCTGTTGTATAATGTCCAAGCCTTTGCTGAGG is a window from the Rosa chinensis cultivar Old Blush chromosome 2, RchiOBHm-V2, whole genome shotgun sequence genome containing:
- the LOC112183549 gene encoding probable secreted beta-glucosidase adg3, producing MAFAPDPGYQALSKGLDIIQQPSEAEAGHQESLEKRIAEEWMPSSRNMTYMLAQFKQKVSMLDNSGKPVLASTDSSNPWCALLEEVVSKAYGTLGKPEICPASTDAHYFQLQGLPAIGFSPMANTHFLLHDHNEVVAVGRFQNGGAFNVIPDSAEQRVEEVEHVVREEKLREAYELIEIYCELIAARLPMFESQKNCLIDLEEAVSSVIFARGPTNVQVPPNSSMANKAHVEAPLIARSSPRLEDSASTNVSANKATTSTTFHPETISSGSDRMEMHGDDNSSGRQNWNMQFKASLDPWSFEQKRDEVPFKSVSPLRSSSVQHSLPIFSEGLTGSTVPSEPNDFVPVTFDASDGPSSDSEEELDTSMLVLSKDSKFSHEKTVQSINSGKSQSASHRSLASSSSDEVHPERTPGIEYSVFSDKRFDDDELPGSEPSPRLKKSGLDTSAKDDLSQTEKDSEECSCVSDTDNELLAFGVLKGGLRNKGYRHPPYNRNPSGNAFLGKQITQDTPTVRTSDVSHTSIEEPYSRKGSTKLNKEQSTKTPVTHVTPDDDSSEDELSHETLSSSRQDLYNQKLVNRVVHDDSSEDELSHETLSNSRRDPSHHKSVSQGKTSSTSAFFFNSEDSEAEEDVPRKISTTIARPSSKFSRRTQPSSTNSVRSSSIGTTVVPDAPRTSDYGKSSSRSSNDAETLPEPSRSQDWQRPIEQTSSYSIPESKKTGTSVNGNSSSRSSYATETLPSASSQTKRSERLPSQEWRRPVEQAAPKPIPESKRSSRVETSNSFAREESSNTPMTVRSERTEATETSKSSGSKSFGREQSSNPPKIEISESSESSKYSGFKSFARDQSSNLPAMVVRSQRTDPSNFSPPKSFTRDQTSNPPPKIVRSESAETPKSSSSVGKASHVHPKLPDSDDLSVKFTALKQNRQ